A stretch of Lactuca sativa cultivar Salinas chromosome 6, Lsat_Salinas_v11, whole genome shotgun sequence DNA encodes these proteins:
- the LOC111895894 gene encoding uncharacterized protein LOC111895894: MSSSSNPVTPQNSTQFPNTSDPMYLHPSDHPGMLLVSNKFDGSNFNSWKKGMMIALSAKNKIGFVNGKVLKPASNHNSFDNWQRCNDMVTSWILNVLSNDIAESVLYSSSAKAIWDDLDDRFGQSNGAKLYHLQKEISDLNQGSDDLGTYFTKLKKQWDELNALSVIPECTYGAAHKIQEEQHNQRLMKFLMGLNSDYSHVRGSILLMKPLPSVTQAYALLIQDEKQREVHSSTFQFMSDLASMNVKSSGGHFRNNQEINQFKGDYEAKKNITCNFCKKPGHSANKCYRLIGFPKDFKFTKGTRIVAANASSFQSTNGEGTTQQANHVHSTNIQSLPQLSNEQIQQYH; this comes from the coding sequence ATGTCTTCTTCATCTAATCCAGTTACTCCTCAAAATTCAACTCAATTTCCTAATACATCTGATCCAATGTATCTACATCCATCAGATCATCCCGGTATGCTACTTGTTTCTAACAAATTTGATGGATCGAATTTCAATTCATGGAAGAAAGGCATGATGATTGCATTATCAGCTAAGAACAAGATCGGCTTCGTCAATGGTAAAGTTCTCAAGCCAGCTTCAAATCACAATTCTTTCGATAATTGGCAAAGATGCAATGATATGGTAACTTCTTGGATACTTAATGTCTTATCAAATGATATTGCCGAATCTGTTCTCTATTCATCTTCTGCCAAAGCAATTTGGGATGATTTAGATGACAGATTTGGACAATCAAATGGAGCAAAGTTATATCATCTCCAAAAGGAGATTTCTGATTTGAATCAAGGATCTGATGACCTAGGTACTTATTTCACCAAGTTAAAGAAACAATGGGATGAACTAAATGCTCTATCTGTTATTCCTGAGTGTACTTATGGAGCAGCACACAAAATTCAGGAAGAACAACATAATCAAAGGTTGATGAAGTTTCTTATGGGACTTAACAGTGATTATAGTCATGTAAGAGGAAGTATTCTCTTAATGAAACCTCTCCCATCTGTCACTCAAGCATATGCTCTTTTGATTCAAGACGAGAAACAAAGAGAAGTCCATTCTTCTACTTTTCAGTTTATGTCTGATTTAGCCTCCATGAATGTTAAGTCTAGTGGAGGGCATTTTCGGAATAATCAAGAAATCAATCAATTCAAGGGCGATTATGAAGCAAAGAAGAACATCACTTGTAATTTTTGCAAGAAACCTGGCCATTCTGCCAACAAATGCTACAGGTTAATTGGCTTTCCTAAAGATTTCAAGTTTACAAAGGGGACAAGAATTGTTGCTGCAAATGCCTCTAGTTTTCAATCAACAAATGGTGAAGGGACAACTCAACAAGCCAATCATGTTCATTCTACAAACATTCAATCACTACCACAACTTTCAAATGAACAAATTCAACAATATCATTAG
- the LOC111895628 gene encoding probable L-ascorbate peroxidase 6, chloroplastic/mitochondrial isoform X2: protein MAANCSSLTPSPMALSGGSATSSATPRLLSLSPTTTARPSSLSFHFLSSSSSVAASLKCLKLSHHQKRTKLHSSSGDFGAVVTTKCFASNPDQLKSAREDIKELLKTTYCHPIMVCLGWHDAGTYNKNIEEWPQRGGANGSLRFEVEQKHAANAGLVNALKLLQPIKDKYATITYADLFQLASATAIEEAGGPKIPMKYGRVDVSTPDQCPEEGRLPDAGPPSPASHLRDVFYRMGLNDKEIVALSGAHTLGRSRPERSGWGKPETKYTKEGPGAPGGQSWTEKWLKFDNSYFKDIKERRDEDLLVLPTDAALFDDPSFKVFAEKYAEDEKAFFDDYAEAHAKLSNLGAKFDPTEGFSINDEPAAAVPEKFVAAKYSSGKD, encoded by the exons ATGGCGGCTAACTGTTCCTCTCTTACACCCTCGCCAATGGCTCTTTCCGGTGGCTCCGCCACCTCCTCCGCCACTCCTCGTCTCCTTTCACTTTCTCCAACTACCACCGCCAGACCTTCGTCCCTCTCATTCCATTTCCTCTCTTCGTCCTCTTCTGTCGCTGCATCTCTCAAATGCCTCAAATTATCTCATCATCAG AAACGAACAAAGCTTCATTCGTCCAGTGGTGATTTCGGCGCAGTGGTTACCACGAAATGCTTTGCATCTAACCCTGATCAGCTCAAGTCTGCTAGAGAAGACATTAAAGAACTCCTCAAGACTACCTACTGTCATCCTATTATG GTTTGCCTAGGATGGCATGATGCTGGAACTTACAATAAGAATATTGAAGAATGGCCTCAAAGAGGTGGagctaatggaagtttaaggtttGAAGTTGAACAGAAGCACGCAGCCAATGCTG GGCTTGTAAATGCTCTCAAGCTTCTCCAGCCTATCAAAGACAAGTATGCAACCATAACTTATGCAGACTTGTTTCAATTAGCAAGTGCTACAGCTATTGAG GAGGCTGGAGGTCCCAAGATTCCTATGAAGTATGGACGTGTTGATGTTTCTACACCTGATCAGTGTCCAGAAGAAGGGAGACTCCCAG ATGCGGGCCCACCTTCACCTGCTTCTCACTTGCGTGATGTTTTCTACAGAATGGGATTGAATGATAAG GAAATAGTTGCATTATCCGGGGCCCACACTTTGGGGAGATCCAGACCTGAACGCAGTGGTTGGGGAAAGCCAGAGACTAAATATACG AAAGAAGGGCCTGGAGCCCCAGGGGGACAATCTTGGACTGAAAAGTGGCTAAAGTTTGATAATTCCTACTTCAAG GATATTAAAGAAAGAAGAGATGAAGATCTACTAGTTTTGCCTACAGATGCTGCCCTTTTTGATGATCCATCATTTAag GTATTTGCTGAGAAATATGCAGAAGATGAAAAAGCATTTTTTGATGACTATGCTGAAGCACATGCTAAACTCAGCAACCTTGGAGCTAAGTTTGATCCTACCGAG GGGTTTTCAATTAATGATGAACCTGCAGCAGCAGTACCTGAGAAATTTGTAGCAGCCAAATACTCATCCGGAAAG GATTAA
- the LOC111895614 gene encoding GTP-binding protein ERG, whose amino-acid sequence MKALRLIQTLANHSSKTPKNSNLNPTFLSRFFASQPLQETPASESEETHITDTNGFGFDSSHYELPNVTLGLGLDEAITPVSNAESTWDEKYRWKVNKTIFGEEHEKSVKEKKEKLVKEKKKKKSKKERMMEQEEKRHRAAILSKALLEAAVAPTDEDEDDVEAVKMEDQLSLSVGIIGAPNAGKSALTNFMVGTKVAAVSRKTNTTTHEVLGVMTKGKTQICFFDTPGLIMRTNGLPKSDIRVRVESALSSVDLYDTLLVIFDVHRHLIRPDKRVVGLIKQMGSEVNPKQKRILCMNKVDLVEKKKDLLKVADQFKDLPGYEKYFMISGLKGSGVKDLVQYLMEQAVKRPWDEDPLIMTQDVMKNISLEVVREKFLDHIHQEIPYDVEHRLIDWKELRDGSIRIEQHFITDKLSQRKIIVGKNGSKIGRIGVEANEELRSIFKRNVHLILLVRLK is encoded by the exons ATGAAAGCTTTGAGGTTAATTCAAACGCTTGCTAATCATTCTTCAAAAACCCCTAAAAACTCCAATCTTAATCCCACCTTTCTCTCTCGATTTTTCGCATCTCAACCCCTACAAGAAACCCCAGCATCCGAAAGCGAAGAAACTCACATCACCGATACCAATGGCTTCGGATTCGACAGCAGTCATTACGAATTACCAAACGTGACACTAGGTTTGGGCTTAGATGAGGCTATTACTCCCGTCTCAAATGCCGAATCCACCTGGGACGAAAAGTATCGGTGGAAAGTTAACAAAACTATATTCGGAGAAGAGCATGAGAAATCAGtgaaggaaaagaaagagaaattagtgaaggaaaagaaaaagaagaagagtaAGAAAGAGAGAATGATGGAGCAGGAAGAGAAAAGGCATCGTGCTGCAATTCTCTCCAAGGCTCTGCTTGAAGCTGCGGTGGCTCCAACCGATGAAGACGAAGATGATGTTGAGGCGGTGAAGATGGAAGATCAGTTGTCTCTCTCAGTTGGGATTATCGGAGCTCCTAACGCTGGAAAATCCGCCCTCACCAATTTCATG GTTGGGACGAAGGTTGCTGCAGTTTCACGAAAGACAAACACAACTACACATGAAGTATTAGGTGTGATGACGAAAGGAAAAACGCAAATA tgtttctTTGATACCCCTGGGTTGATTATGAGAACTAATGGACTCCCAAAATCCGACATTAGAGTTCGAGTTGAAAGTGCATTGAGTTCAGTTGATCTTTATGACACGCTGCTTGTCATATTTGATGTTCATAGGCATCTTATCAG GCCTGATAAAAGAGTGGTGGGGCTTATTAAACAAATGGGTTCAGAAGTGAATCCAAAACAAAAACGAATCTTATGCATGAACAAAGTAGACTTGGTAGAGAAAAAGAAAGATTTATTGAAGGTTGCTGATCAGTTTAAAGATCTTCCTGGATATGAAAA GTATTTCATGATTTCTGGACTTAAGGGTTCCGGTGTCAAAGATCTTGTACAATATTTGATGGAACAG GCAGTTAAAAGACCATGGGATGAAGATCCTCTGATCATGACACAAGATGTCATGAAGAACATATCACTAGAAGTTGTTAGAGAAAAATTTCTAGACCATATACATCAG GAAATTCCATATGATGTTGAACATCGATTAATAGATTGGAAGGAATTGCGTGATGGATCTATAAGGATCGAGCAGCATTTCATCACTGATAAACTCAGTCAGAGGAAAATTATAGTTGGGAAGAATGGTTCTAAAATAGG GAGAATAGGAGTTGAAGCCAATGAAGAGCTGAGATCTATATTCAAGCGAAATGTCCATCTTATCCTTTTGGTCAGACTCAAATGA
- the LOC111895620 gene encoding protein disulfide-isomerase — MASSRVPIIVFLFSLLTPLYIGGLSCVAAHTTKDSSSQSKEFVLTLDQSNFTGTISNHDFVVVDFYAPWCGHCKKLDPEFEKAASILSSNNPMIVLAKVDANDEKNKDLASEYDIKGFPTLKIIRDGGKTIQDYKGPRDADGIVSYLKKQAGPASVEITSTEEGNALVDGDNIVIVGVFPEFSGESFRVFLTLAENLRSDYEFAHTLDAKLLPRGDSSVSGPIVRLFKPFDELVVDFEDFNLDALEKFVEEATIPTVTVFNHDPKNHPFVIKFFNTPNAKAMLFVNFSSKPFGAFESKYQDIANEHKGKGISFLIGDVEASQGAFQFFGIKEDHVPVMVINDDKEKYVKPNVEPHHLESWLKEYKDGKVTPYVKSEPVPEVNNQPVKVVVADNFNDIVFKSGKNVLLEFYAPWCGHCKKLAPILDKIAASFANDADVIIAKIDATANDIVHEGFDVKGYPTLYFKSASGKLLQYSGKRSKDKITSFIKKNKEKTSQQSSIKEEL; from the exons ATGGCGTCATCTAGGGTTCCGATCATCGTCTTCCTATTTTCTCTTCTAACGCCGTTGTATATTGGCGGATTATCATGTGTCGCTGCCCATACTACTAAAGACTCATCATCACAATCGAAAGAGTTCGTTCTGACTCTCGATCAATCCAACTTCACCGGAACTATTAGCAATCATGATTTTGTCGTCGTCGACTTTTATGCACCTTG GTGTGGCCACTGCAAGAAACTTGATCCAGAG TTTGAAAAAGCTGCTTCTATATTGAGTAGTAACAACCCCATGATTGTTTTAGCAAAAGTTGATGCCAATGATGAAAAGAACAAAGATTTGGCTAGTGAGTATGACATAAAAGGTTTCCCAACACTTAAAATCATTAGAGATGGAGGGAAAACTATCCAAGATTACAAAGGACCAAGAGATGCAGATGGAATAGTTTCTTACTTGAAGAAACAAGCCGGGCCCGCTTCTGTTGAAATAACATCTACAGAAGAGGGCAATGCTCTTGTTGATGGAGATAATATCGTTATT GTTGGAGTGTTCCCTGAATTTTCTGGAGAAAGTTTCAGGGTATTTTTGACTTTAGCTGAAAATTTGCGTTCGGATTATGAATTTGCTCATACATTAGATGCAAAACTTTTACCACGAGGTGATTCGTCTGTATCGGGGCCCATTGTCCGTTTATTCAAGCCATTTGATGAACTTGTAGTAGATTTTGAG GATTTTAATTTGGATGCATTAGAGAAGTTCGTTGAGGAAGCAACCATTCCTACTGTAACCGTCTTTAACCACGATCCAAAGAATCACCCGTTTGTCATCAAATTCTTTAACACTCCCAATGCAAAG GCTATGCTTTTTGTGAACTTTAGTAGCAAGCCTTTTGGTGCTTTTGAATCCAAATATCAAGACATTGCTAATGAGCACAAGGGAAAGGGAATAAGTTTTCTAATTGGAGATGTTGAAGCTAGTCAAGGTGCTTTCCAG TTTTTTGGAATTAAGGAAGACCATGTTCCTGTGATGGTTATAAATGATGATAAAGAGAAGTATGTGAAACCAAACGTAGAGCCTCATCACCTTGAATCATGGTTGAAGGAGTACAAG GATGGAAAAGTTACACCATATGTGAAATCCGAGCCTGTACCCGAGGTTAATAATCAACCAGTTAAGGTGGTTGTTGCTGACAATTTCAATGACATTGTTTTCAAATCAGGCAAAAACG TTTTGTTGGAGTTTTACGCCCCGTGGTGTGGACACTGCAAAAAGTTGGCTCCAATTTTGGATAAAATTGCCGCTTCATTTGCAAATGATGCGGATGTTATCATTGCTAAGATT GATGCAACTGCAAATGATATTGTGCATGAAGGGTTTGATGTTAAGGGTTACCCTACATTGTACTTCAAGTCAGCAAGTGGAAAATTGTTGCAATATAGTGGAAAGAGAAGCAAGGATAAGATTACTAGTTTTATTAAGAAGAATAAGGAAAAAACAAGCCAACAGAGTTCTATAAAGGAGGAACTGTAG
- the LOC111895628 gene encoding probable L-ascorbate peroxidase 6, chloroplastic/mitochondrial isoform X1, translating to MAANCSSLTPSPMALSGGSATSSATPRLLSLSPTTTARPSSLSFHFLSSSSSVAASLKCLKLSHHQKRTKLHSSSGDFGAVVTTKCFASNPDQLKSAREDIKELLKTTYCHPIMVCLGWHDAGTYNKNIEEWPQRGGANGSLRFEVEQKHAANAGLVNALKLLQPIKDKYATITYADLFQLASATAIEEAGGPKIPMKYGRVDVSTPDQCPEEGRLPDAGPPSPASHLRDVFYRMGLNDKEIVALSGAHTLGRSRPERSGWGKPETKYTKEGPGAPGGQSWTEKWLKFDNSYFKDIKERRDEDLLVLPTDAALFDDPSFKVFAEKYAEDEKAFFDDYAEAHAKLSNLGAKFDPTEGFSINDEPAAAVPEKFVAAKYSSGKRELSDNMKQKIRAEYEAVGGSPDKPLQSNYFLNIIIVIAVLALLTSLLGN from the exons ATGGCGGCTAACTGTTCCTCTCTTACACCCTCGCCAATGGCTCTTTCCGGTGGCTCCGCCACCTCCTCCGCCACTCCTCGTCTCCTTTCACTTTCTCCAACTACCACCGCCAGACCTTCGTCCCTCTCATTCCATTTCCTCTCTTCGTCCTCTTCTGTCGCTGCATCTCTCAAATGCCTCAAATTATCTCATCATCAG AAACGAACAAAGCTTCATTCGTCCAGTGGTGATTTCGGCGCAGTGGTTACCACGAAATGCTTTGCATCTAACCCTGATCAGCTCAAGTCTGCTAGAGAAGACATTAAAGAACTCCTCAAGACTACCTACTGTCATCCTATTATG GTTTGCCTAGGATGGCATGATGCTGGAACTTACAATAAGAATATTGAAGAATGGCCTCAAAGAGGTGGagctaatggaagtttaaggtttGAAGTTGAACAGAAGCACGCAGCCAATGCTG GGCTTGTAAATGCTCTCAAGCTTCTCCAGCCTATCAAAGACAAGTATGCAACCATAACTTATGCAGACTTGTTTCAATTAGCAAGTGCTACAGCTATTGAG GAGGCTGGAGGTCCCAAGATTCCTATGAAGTATGGACGTGTTGATGTTTCTACACCTGATCAGTGTCCAGAAGAAGGGAGACTCCCAG ATGCGGGCCCACCTTCACCTGCTTCTCACTTGCGTGATGTTTTCTACAGAATGGGATTGAATGATAAG GAAATAGTTGCATTATCCGGGGCCCACACTTTGGGGAGATCCAGACCTGAACGCAGTGGTTGGGGAAAGCCAGAGACTAAATATACG AAAGAAGGGCCTGGAGCCCCAGGGGGACAATCTTGGACTGAAAAGTGGCTAAAGTTTGATAATTCCTACTTCAAG GATATTAAAGAAAGAAGAGATGAAGATCTACTAGTTTTGCCTACAGATGCTGCCCTTTTTGATGATCCATCATTTAag GTATTTGCTGAGAAATATGCAGAAGATGAAAAAGCATTTTTTGATGACTATGCTGAAGCACATGCTAAACTCAGCAACCTTGGAGCTAAGTTTGATCCTACCGAG GGGTTTTCAATTAATGATGAACCTGCAGCAGCAGTACCTGAGAAATTTGTAGCAGCCAAATACTCATCCGGAAAG AGAGAGCTTTCAGATAACATGAAGCAGAAGATTCGTGCAGAATATGAAGCTGTTGGAGGAAGCCCGGATAAGCCTCTTCAGTCTAACTATTTTCTCAATATTATCATTGTCATTGCTGTTTTGGCACTTTTGACATCTCTACTTGGGAACTGa